The Acropora palmata chromosome 10, jaAcrPala1.3, whole genome shotgun sequence genome contains a region encoding:
- the LOC141895458 gene encoding tropomyosin-2-like yields MSSTVDSVVKKMLAVKENTEEANERESDAKTALKEANLNVFAKENEAEGLRRRVQCVRLRLNEVNAEIEEKSKVLEEVEERVKLEEEKGKDLNYAEVETDEYLRSIEIQVKDAHSIAESSQMKLNDAQRRLTILESEFSRAEIRKDAAFKRIAELEQMMKEAGESLRKLEQEGVVASEKDNDNEKRIQILQEDVAVKTRECEDSERSVEKSERRIDALMKELEHWHEKKRRLEDEIVALGELQ; encoded by the coding sequence ATGTCGAGTACGGTGGATAGTGTTGTTAAGAAAATGCTGGCGGTAAAAGAGAATACCGAGGAAGCCAACGAAAGAGAATCGGACGCAAAGACAGCACTAAAAGAGGCAAATCTTAACGTTTTTGCCAAGGAAAACGAGGCTGAAGGTCTTCGCCGACGCGTTCAGTGTGTGCGTCTGAGGTTGAACGAGGTGAACGCTGAAATAGAGGAGAAATCGAAGGTTCTTGAAGAGGTGGAAGAGAGAGTCAAGTTAGAGgaagaaaaagggaaagacTTGAATTACGCTGAAGTGGAAACAGATGAATATTTAAGATCTATAGAAATTCAAGTGAAAGATGCGCATTCGATCGCCGAAAGTTCGCAAATGAAGCTAAACGATGCCCAGAGGAGGCTCACTATTCTTGAAAGCGAGTTCTCTCGGGCTGAAATTCGCAAGGACGCAGCCTTCAAACGAATTGCAGAACTTGAGCAGATGATGAAAGAGGCGGGCGAAAGTCTTCGCAAATTGGAACAAGAGGGTGTTGTGGCCAGCGAGAAAGACAACGACAACGAGAAGAGAATCCAAATTTTACAAGAAGATGTAGCTGTAAAAACCAGGGAATGCGAAGACTCGGAGAGGTCAGTGGAAAAATCAGAACGGCGCATTGATGCATTAATGAAAGAGTTAGAACATTGGCACGAAAAGAAGCGACGGCTTGAAGATGAAATTGTTGCCTTAGGGGAACTTCAGTGA